One Microtus pennsylvanicus isolate mMicPen1 chromosome 3, mMicPen1.hap1, whole genome shotgun sequence DNA window includes the following coding sequences:
- the LOC142847232 gene encoding small ribosomal subunit protein uS12-like, with product MGKCHGLRTARKLRSHQRDQKWHDKQYKKAHLGTALKANFFGGASHAKGIVLEKVGVEAKQPNSAIRKCVRVQLIKNGKKITAFVSNDGCLNFIEENDEVLVAGFGRKGHAVGDIPGVCFKVVKVANVSLLALYKGKKERPRS from the coding sequence ATGGGCAAGTGTCATGGTCTCCGTACTGCCAGGAAGCTCCGCAGCCACCAACGGGACCAGAAGTGGCATGACAAACAATACAAGAAAGCCCACTTGGGCACAGCCCTGAAGGCCAATTTTTTTGGAGGTGCCTCTCATGCCAAGGGAATCGTGCTGGAAAAAGTAGGAGTTGAAGCCAAGCAGCCAAATTCTGCTATCAGAAAGTGTGTCAGGGTGCAGCTCATCAAGAATGGCAAAAAGATCACAGCTTTCGTCTCCAATGATGGTTGCTTGAACTTCATTGAGGAAAACGATGAAGTTCTGGTTGCTGGATTTGGTCGAAAGGGTCATGCTGTAGGTGATATTCCTGGAGTTTGCTTTAAGGTTGTTAAAGTAGCCAACGTGTCCCTTTTGGCCCTGTacaaaggcaagaaggaaagacCAAGATCCTAA